In the genome of bacterium, the window ACGCGGCACCCACGGCCCGTGTCCGCGCCTCTGCAAACCTCAGCAGTACCGCCCCTCCGCCGCCACCAGCTCCACAATCGCCTTCAGGTTCTCCACCCGCGCATCCCGCGGCAGTTCGTCCGACGTGCTCATGATGTAGCCCCCGCCGGCTTGTGCTGCGTTCAGGCAGCGCCGTGCCTCTGCCCGCGCCTCCGCGACCGACCCGTGCGCCAGCACCACCGGGCTCAGGTTGCCGATGATGCAGGTGTCCGCCCCGAAGCTCCGCTTGATCTCCGCCAGGTCGCAGTCGCCCAACACGTCGAAGTGCTGGATGCCGTGCGGTCGGCAGGCTACGAGGTCGGGCACGACCGCACGGATGCGGCCGGTCTGGAAGAAGACGATGTACTTGCCCGGCGCAGTCAGCTCCACAGCGCGCCGGGCGCGCGGGATCACGAACCGCCGCACCAGCGCCGGCGACAGCAAGCTCAGCGACGCCCAGCACACGTCGTACACCAGGCACTCGATGCGCGAGGCGTTGAAGGAGCGGATCAGCGCCTCGGAGGTGGGGTCCACTGCCCGCATGATCTCTTCCATGAAGTCAGGCGCCTCGACGAGGTCCATGATGTAGTCGGTGTCGCGGCGCAGGTGGGCCAGGTGGTACACCGTATCCCCCATCCAGCCGCCGACGAGGCCGTCGTCGCCGATGACGTCATAGGCCGCCAGGCTCTCGCCGATGCTCGGCTCCGCCGTCCGCCCCATCTCGGCGATGTAGTCGGCGTATATCTCCCAGTCGCTGCGCTGCTTGATGAGGTACTCCTGGTGCTTGGAGACGAGGGGATCATGGGGCATGTAGCCGACGAGGTCGGCGGCGTGGAGGCTGCCCTGCGGCGTGGTGATCCGGCGGTGGCTCAGGAACGCGCCGCCGGGCGCGGGCTCTTGCCAGGTCTCCTGCCCGTAACCGGCCCGGGGGCTGCTGCTCAGGCCCGGCCCGATGCCCTGGACGTTGAAGATCGAGGAACCGAGCATCCGGTGAGCGTCGCAGATGGCGCGCCAGCCGGTCTGGTCACTGACAGTCTGGGCGAAGCGCCCCTCCATCTCCCAGGTGACCGGAACCTGGTCCGGCACACGGCGCTCCAGGGCGGCGACGAGTCGTTCCTTGTGGGTCATACCGTTTGCCTTCCTCCCCTCTCCGCGCGCTCGCGGTGCGAGAGCAGGGGAGAGGGGCCGGGGGTGAGGAGCCGTTCAGCCTGCGACAAACTCATCCTCGGCGTCGAACGCCGGGCAGGTGACCACGATCGTCTCGAAGTCCCCCCAGCCCCGGTGCTTCACCCCCGGCGGGATGTGCACCGCCGTGCCCGGGGTCAGCTCGTGCTGCTCCCCGTCCAGCTCGATGACGCCATGGCCGCTGAGGATGTAGTAGATCTCCGCCGTGCGCCGGTGGAAGTGCAGGTCGCCGCTGACAATGTGGGTGACGTGCAGGCCCACGTGGGGCGACTGGT includes:
- a CDS encoding cupin domain-containing protein — encoded protein: MSKPLVRHISQVAPVQCPCGESHRIITRDQSPHVGLHVTHIVSGDLHFHRRTAEIYYILSGHGVIELDGEQHELTPGTAVHIPPGVKHRGWGDFETIVVTCPAFDAEDEFVAG